The DNA segment CGCAGGAAGTACAGCAGGTGATTACGCTTGTGGATAAGCTGGTCAAAGAATAGTGACATAAAAAATCCCGGCTTCAACGCCGGGATTTGCATTTACCAGGCTGGATTTAGAACAACGAAACCCGAAAGCCTGGATTGAGGAAGGATTCACGCGGCGTATACAGCAGGGTCTGCCCCGTCCAGTCATTGACTTTCGCACCGGCAGCAATCGCCACCGCATGCCCGGCACCGGTGTCCCAGATATTGGTCGGCCCGAAGCGCGGATAAAGCTGAGCGGAACCTTCTGCCACCAGACAGAATTTCAGCGAAGATCCTACTGAAATTGTCTGATGCTCGCCAAGCTGCGCCAAATAATCTTTCAGTTCCTGATCGTTGTCATAATGCGAACGGCTCACCACCACCAGCGGCGGATGCGCTTCGCTGACGTTAATTTGACGACGTTCACCCTGATCTTCTTTCCAGGCTTTGCCTTCCGCCGCACTGTACATCACTTTGGTCACCGGCACATACACCACACCCAGCACCGGCACGCCGTCTTCGATAAGCGCAATATTCACGGTGAATTCGCCGTTACGCTTGAGGAACTCTTTGGTGCCATCCAGCGGATCGACCAGCCAGTAACGCGTCCAGCCCTGACGCTCGATCCAGCTTTGCGGATCTTCTTCCGACAGCATCGGCGTCTGCGGATCCAGTTTTTGCAGACCGGCTTTGATCACGTCATGCGCGGCGATATCTGCCGCAGTCACCGGTGAATCATCTTTTTTCTGACGGGCGTCGAGCGGCTGTTCGCCGTCGTACACCGCCATAATGGCATCGCCTGCCTCGCGCGCCAGCTGACAAATTTGCTCTAACATTTTCACCCTCGATGCATTCACTCTTATTGCTCAAGCCTAGTTTTTTTTACTCGGAATAGCCATCCCGGAATGTTATCAACCTGTCACTTACGCCGCGTCAGGACGTCATAAAGGTGTTACATCTCACATTTATTTATGACAACTGATTACATTCTCAGCGAATTTTGAGATACATATCCGGTTTTTCTATTCCGGGCATAACCCTTTTTCTGGAGGCAAGGCAATGAATAAGCGTCATCTGACGTTATCCCTGTTGGCAACGCTGGTCGCATTACCGGCGTACGCATCACAGGTGGATCTGCGCATCATGGAAACCACGGATCTGCACAGCAACATGATGGACTTCGACTATTACAAAGATAAACCGACCGAAAAATTTGGGCTCGTGCGTACTGCCAGCTTGATCCACGCGGCACGTAACGAAGTCACTAACTCTGTGC comes from the Enterobacteriaceae bacterium Kacie_13 genome and includes:
- the cysQ gene encoding 3'(2'),5'-bisphosphate nucleotidase CysQ; the protein is MLEQICQLAREAGDAIMAVYDGEQPLDARQKKDDSPVTAADIAAHDVIKAGLQKLDPQTPMLSEEDPQSWIERQGWTRYWLVDPLDGTKEFLKRNGEFTVNIALIEDGVPVLGVVYVPVTKVMYSAAEGKAWKEDQGERRQINVSEAHPPLVVVSRSHYDNDQELKDYLAQLGEHQTISVGSSLKFCLVAEGSAQLYPRFGPTNIWDTGAGHAVAIAAGAKVNDWTGQTLLYTPRESFLNPGFRVSLF